A genomic region of Cannabis sativa cultivar Pink pepper isolate KNU-18-1 chromosome 1, ASM2916894v1, whole genome shotgun sequence contains the following coding sequences:
- the LOC115707159 gene encoding GDSL esterase/lipase 1 produces the protein MHLIMSKSKNPTSTCLLIIITIWISLVNESQCCDQIKNKRALFVFGDSLFDAGNNNYFNTALRANYFPYGQTFFNYPTGRFSNGRLIPDFVAEYAKLPLIPPYLHPGYVDYTSGVNFASSGAGVLIETHQQYALSLKIQVDYFKNVSKLLRQKLGDEEAISLLSRAVYLFNVGVNDYMSLFDSNSTTFQSFTTKKYVGMVIGNLSSVIEEIYEIGGRKFGFQTVRPIACVPNSRVIAEEKYNKSCLDQGTPFVLLHNIQLSKLLKKLNTQLKGFKYSLNDYYTFLQQRINHPSKYGFKEGMVGCCGSGPYQGVFNCGGKRGKEYFLCGNVSDHVFFDSSHSTERVYQQFIEQTWSKKPTPNGSYNLQELFKWN, from the exons ATGCATCTCATCATGTCAAAGTCAAAAAATCCTACCAGTACTTGTCTCTTGATCATCATCACCATATGGATAAGCCTTGTAAATGAAAGCCAGTGCTGTGATCAAATTAAGAACAAAAGAGCCTTATTCGTGTTTGGGGACTCACTATTTGATGCTGGCAATAATAACTACTTCAACACTGCTCTTCGGGCCAACTATTTTCCATATGGGCAAACTTTTTTCAACTACCCAACTGGCAGATTTTCTAACGGCCGCTTAATCCCCGATTTCGTCG CTGAGTATGCCAAGTTGCCATTAATTCCACCATATTTACATCCTGGTTATGTTGACTATACATCTGGAGTTAACTTTGCATCTTCTGGAGCTGGTGTTCTGATTGAAACACACCAACAATAT GCATTAAGCCTTAAAATTCAAGTTGATTATTTCAAGAACGTTAGCAAGTTGTTGAGGCAGAAATTAGGGGATGAAGAGGCCATAAGTCTGTTGTCAAGAGCTGTTTACTTGTTCAATGTAGGAGTCAACGATTACATGTCCCTTTTCGACTCCAACTCTACAACCTTTCAATCCTTCACAACCAAAAAATATGTGGGCATGGTGATAGGTAACTTAAGCTCAGTGATTgag GAAATATATGAGATAGGAGGAAGAAAATTTGGGTTTCAAACCGTAAGGCCCATTGCTTGTGTACCAAACTCAAGAGTTATTGCagaagaaaaatataacaaGTCCTGCTTGGATCAGGGTACACCATTTGTACTATTACACAATATACAACTCTCCAAGCTCCTAAAAAAGCTTAATACTCAACTCAAAGGATTCAAATACTCACTTAATGACTATTATACATTTCTGCAACAAAGAATAAACCACCCTTCTAAATATG GGTTCAAGGAAGGGATGGTGGGTTGTTGTGGGAGTGGTCCGTACCAGGGGGTTTTCAACTGTGGaggaaagagaggaaaagagtaCTTTTTATGTGGTAATGTTAGTGATCATGTGTTCTTTGACTCTTCTCATTCAACTGAAAGGGTATATCAACAATTTATTGAGCAAACATGGAGTAAGAAGCCAACTCCCAATGGGTCTTACAATCTTCAAGAACTATTTAAATGGAATTAA
- the LOC115706701 gene encoding GDSL esterase/lipase 1 produces the protein MAQSNFLSTCFFMILCLNLVLLTQSCPSRSEKAALFVFGDSSFDVGNNNYFNTSSRANYYPYGETFFKYPTGRFSNGRLIPDFITEYAELPLLPPYLQPGYVDFTYGVNFASAGAGALLETRQGFVISLETQIGYFKNVSQILREKLGDAEAITLLSKAVYLFSIGANDYSFLFDTNSSALDSFSREEFVGLVIGNISSAIEEIYKIGGRKFGFQNVRSIACVPYARIVAAAKYNMSCLDQSTPFVELHNKELSKLLQKLNNQLRGFKFSLSDYFTFVKERMDHPLKYGFKEGLVACCGSGPYRGIFSCGGKIIKDYYLCGNVSEYVFFDSAHPTERAYQQFAEQAWSGKPSFKGSYNLKQLFKN, from the exons ATGGCACAGTCAAACTTTCTCAGTACTTGTTTCTTTATGATCCTATGTTTAAACCTTGTACTCCTCACTCAATCCTGTCCAAGTCGATCAGAAAAAGCAGCCCTGTTCGTCTTTGGAGATTCTTCATTTGATGTTGGAAATAACAACTACTTCAACACTTCTTCTCGAGCCAATTATTATCCATATGGAGAAACCTTCTTTAAGTACCCAACTGGAAGATTTTCCAATGGCCGTTTAATCCCAGATTTCATTA ctGAGTATGCCGAGTTGCCACTGCTTCCACCATATTTACAACCTGGTTATGTTGACTTTACATATGGAGTCAACTTTGCTTCTGCTGGAGCTGGTGCTCTACTTGAAACTCGCCAAGGATTT GTCATAAGCCTTGAAACTCAAATTGGTTACTTCAAAAATGTTAGCCAGATATTGAGGGAGAAACTAGGAGATGCAGAGGCCATTACTCTGCTGTCAAAGGCTGTTTACTTGTTCAGTATTGGAGCCAATGACTACTCGTTCCTTTTCGACACAAATTCTAGTGCCCTTGATTCTTTTTCAAGGGAAGAATTTGTGGGGCTTGTGATAGGAAACATAAGTTCAGCAATTGAG GAAATATATAAGATTGGAGGAAGGAAATTTGGGTTTCAAAATGTAAGGAGTATAGCTTGTGTACCTTACGCAAGAATTGTTGCAGCAGCAAAATATAACATGTCCTGTTTGGATCAGAGTACACCATTTGTAGAATTACATAACAAAGAACTTTCCAAACTTTTACAAAAGCTAAACAATCAGCTCAGAGGATTCAAATTTTCATTGTCTGATTATTTCACTTTTGTAAAAGAAAGAATGGATCACCCTCTTAAATATG GTTTTAAAGAAGGGTTGGTTGCTTGTTGTGGGAGTGGACCGTACAGGGGAATTTTCAGCTGTGGAgggaaaataataaaagattatTATTTATGTGGTAATGTAAGTGAGTATGTGTTTTTTGATTCAGCTCATCCCACTGAAAGGGCATATCAGCAATTTGCTGAGCAAGCTTGGAGTGGAAAGCCCAGCTTTAAAGGATCTTACAATTTGAAacaactttttaaaaattag
- the LOC133033548 gene encoding uncharacterized protein LOC133033548, whose translation MVKTRSSTSPSASSKAMNPKNKSKETMSEGSDSGESELSSKRKRNNVGSKKGKHADRPLKKMKQVIEEEDVEYDSDDLEIGVPDSIKEWEQYFKPESRVKGKMIFFPNTLENKVIANINAKLSPEQIRLFRKSCFGHLLDMKPILYQPQLIHNALLREVHQKNEKEMWFKFGCENFRFSLAEFAVITGLLCNGDNDMKKYAKRENAFVDKYFFEQQVTHGAVEQRFMFSEFKSDEYAVKMAILYLLTNGLICSPAVKKVSDELMNIVGLGEYDSFPWGKIVFDLTLHNLMIALRGRKRTDLSDDSCGKGKAKVKRKQTKENSKTYKLPGFPYAFMVWLYETIPLCLKASICQYDASQEYRICRWSSTGNPNSGELDRKIFMSSKLKAQAILPTDVERKMMKLEGFDFPLLETSEDDFDDEPLQRKHYEKGDPSGIQRSYGVGKSDLVELKNNVKMLVGNQTKIDESLSLLSTEMKCSVKECELNMKSYIDAKIDGSLKFYLDMKFNELRNCFLSGNDGGNVVVSDEDTFNMNDDDLVLTNEEEPVVEVILVN comes from the exons ATGGTGAAAACACGTTCGTCTACATCTCCATCCGCGTCCTCCAAGGCTATGAATCCGAAGAACAAATCGAAAGAAACAATGTCCGAGGGTAGTGATAGTGGAGAGTCTGAGCTTTCTTCGAAGAGGAAGAGGAACAATGTCGGGTCTAAGAAGGGGAAACATGCAGATCGTCCGTTGAAAAAGATGAAGCAAGTGATTGAAGAAGAGGATGTTGAATATGATAGTGACGATTTGGAGATTGGAGTTCCAGATAGTAttaag gaGTGGGAGCAATATTTTAAACCTGAGAGTCGTGTTAAGGGTAAGATGATTTTCTTCCCTAATACATTGGAGAACAAAGTGATTGCAAATATCAATGCTAAGTTGAGCCCTGAACAAATTAGGCTTTTTCGTAAATCATGTTTTGGTCATTTGTTAGACATGAAACCAATTTTATATCAACCTCAGTTAATACATAATGCTCTGCTTAGGGAGGTACATCAAAAAAATGAGAAGGAGATGTGGTTTAAGTTTGGGTGTGAAAATTTTAGGTTTAGTTTGGCTGAGTTTGCGGTCATAACTGGTTTACTGTGTAATGGTGATAATGATATGAAAAAGTATGCAAAAAGGGAGAATGCATTTGTTGATAAGTATTTTTTCGAGCAGCAAGTCACTCATGGTGCGGTTGAACAAAGATTTATGTTTAGTGAGTTCAAGAGTGATGAGTATGCTGTTAAAATGGCAATTTTGTACCTTCTTACCAATGGGTTGATTTGTAGTCCTGCTGTAAAAAAAGTTTCTGATGAGTTGATGAATATTGTGGGGCTTGGTGAATATGATAGTTTCCCTTGGGGGAAAATTGTTTTTGATCTTACATTGCACAATTTGATGATTGCTTTGAGGGGCAGAAAAAGAACAGATTTGTCTGATGATTCATGTGGTAAGGGAAAAGCTAAGGTGAAACGCAAACAGACGAAAGAAAATAGTAAAACATACAAGTTACCTGGTTTCCCTTATGCATTTATGGTCTGGTTGTATGAAACTATTCCGTTATGTCTTAAGGCATCTATATGCCAATATGATGCTTCGCAAGAGTATAGGATTTGTAGGTGGTCAAGTACTGGAAATCCTAACTCTGGGGAGCTGGATAGGAAAATTTTCATGTCATCAAAG ctgAAAGCTCAAGCTATTCTCCCCACTGATGTTGAAAGGAAGATGATGAAACTTGAAGGTTTTGATTTCCCCTTGTTGGAAACTTCTGAAGATGATTTTGATGATGAGCCATTACAAAGGAAGCATTATGAGAAAGGTGACCCATCTGGTATACAGAGAAGTTATGGTGTGGGGAAATCTGATCTAGTAGAGTTAAAGAACAATGTGAAGATGCTTGTTGGTAATCAAACAAAAATTGATGAGTCTTTGAGTTTGTTGAGTACTGAGATGAAGTGTAGTGTTAAGGAATGTGAGTTGAATATGAAGTCTTATATCGATGCAAAAATTGATGGAAGTTTGAAGTTTTATTTGGACATGAAGTTCAATGAGTTGAGAAATTGCTTTTTAAGTGGAAATGATGGTGGAAATGTTGTAGTGAGCGATGAGGATACTTTTAATATG aATGATGATGACCTTGTTTTGACAAATGAAGAAGAGCCAGTTGTGGAGGTAATTTTAGTTAATTAA
- the LOC115713226 gene encoding uncharacterized protein LOC115713226 produces the protein MASNQRNIAKDLNVEFTPKVVKRAAKPASVMKSPYTTNFGSASSGKPTGEVYGLFPFSNGLMAMPDELQVKSFEQWFKAGFNDKNKLKKFKQEDRVLKVPLDFVVVKVNDKMWFYDLRTPGRNLSCSHIDVCFYYLRKQIKYDKSVRVAASTTDCFFAAHIFDLYNKFCANDEDINSVPRDTKAAAYIAGFGLLCGKPWFVLDFMLFPVNVMALAHWILCVFDIKMRCLKVCNSLRRGKFKDSRSFVNAFAVILPILLSHVDFYGRRSDIDKSTQYFQGVKDTDPLEIVFIDKLPQQDQCDCGVFVIKYAEYFIHEMINNVPKTLNMDFVRKKMCVELFVHAMKKELNGYESGSEFTGKMPKATRGALKIG, from the exons ATGGCTTCTAATCAGAGGAATATTGCAAAG GATTTGAATGTAGAGTTTACGCCCAAGGTTGTTAAAAGGGCTGCGAAGCCTGCATCTGTAATGAAGAGTCCTTACACAACAAATTTTGGTTCGGCCAGCAGTGGTAAACCAACTGGTGAAGTGTATGGATTGTTTCCATTTTCAAATGGATTGATGGCCATGCCAGATGAGCTTCAAGTTAAATCATTTGAGCAATGGTTCAAGGCTGGTTTCaatgataaaaacaaattgaagaaGTTCAAACAAGAGGATCGAGTATTGAAGGTGCCATTAGATTTTGTTGTTGTGAAGGTTAACGATAAAATGTGGTTTTACGATCTGAGAACCCCGGGGAGAAATTTATCATGTTCG CATATTGATGTGTGCTTTTATTACTTGAGGAAGCAAATTAAGTATGACAAAAGTGTGAGGGTTGCTGCCAGCACCACTGATTGTTTTTTTGCAGCCCATATATTTGATTTGTACAACAAGTTTTGTGCAAATGATGAGGATATTAATTCTGTTCCTCGGGACACTAAGGCAGCTGCGTATATTGCGGGATTTGGCTTGTTGTGTGGTAAACCATGGTTCGTTTTAGATTTCATGCTATTTCCGGTCAATGTAATGGCTTTGGCACATTGGATTTTGTGCGTCTTTGACATCAAGATGAGATGTCTTAAGGTGTGCAATTCTTTGAGGCGTGGAAAGTTTAAGGACAGTCGCAGTTTTGTGAATGCATTTGCTGTTATTTTGCCGATTTTATTGTCTCATGTGGATTTCTATGGTCGGAGGTCTGATATTGACAAGAGCACTCAGTATTTTCAGGGAGTGAAGGATACAGATCCATTGGAAATTGTTTTTATAGATAAATTGCCTCAACAAGATCAGTG TGACTGCGGTGTATTCGTTATAAAGTATGCTGAATACTTTATACATGAAATGATCAACAATGTCCCCAAAACTTTGAATATGGATTTCGTCCGAAAGAAGATGTGCGTTGAGCTTTTTGTGCATGCTATGAAGAAGGAGTTGAATGGATATGAATCTGGTTCAGAGTTTACTGGGAAGATGCCCAAAGCTACTAGGGGAGCTTTGAAGATTGGATGA
- the LOC115725264 gene encoding uncharacterized protein LOC115725264, producing the protein MEDPRTVMIFYNGQWVDKTNYTDFEVTGILIPSKCSYNLLAQTICSTLGLDRSKQNIDVQFQIKSGIPPMKITDDNGCRFYEQIRKKDDDETKYPMMVNLSAAIPPENIGSSSINHDYSEHTMQITQPIPTRTEYAQNMADFVINQVENAIETSQQATSQVISDPHVDNIFVGQVFSNKETLQNAVSLYSIRRNQPFKVKRSSKLDYKLVCIDENCKWSFLASKHGKTNMFKIRKIQHSHTCSLDVTSVDHPNATSNLIGSVIRTKFVNPKRDYTPNEIVDDMADDYSVSISYQKAWRAREKAIVDARRCPHESYSEIPRILYMMEKCNPGTITDLVTDENGHFKYLYFAIGASIKGWQHCNPIIVTDGTFLKNQHGGTLLIASAQNANRHIFPLAFAIVDSENDTSWNWFFSKLKESYNEREGQCIISDRHESIAKAANTNFPNLMHGVCCYHLLKNIKTKFKKGGDELRNAFNGASKAYNAAEYEKNMRDLDNIHSGIRDYLVNEVGNSKWTRLYSQNRRYKTMTSNIAESVNAALKEVRELPIATLLECLHSLVQKWYWDNKNRALSTFTYLAQKPEKSLRKERDMSLKYKVETSNLIVYKVHDCTDSYIVNLEKKTCSCQKFEYDEMPCSHAMAVLTKRNLSCYSYCSYYYTKKAFLSTYEDNIFPLADSTTWDIPDHIKDMIVLPPTHKRPAGRPKKQRYKGVLETKTQVKCGSCNQKGHNKRSCKNEPVPKPTRKRKNIST; encoded by the exons ATGGAAGATCCAAGaacagttatgatattttataatgGACAATGGGTGGACAAAACAAATTACACAGATTTTGAAGTGACAGGGATATTGATACCATCAAAATGTTCTTACAACCTACTTGCACAAACAATATGTTCTACTTTGGGTTTGGACAGAAGTAAACAAAACATTGATGTTCAATTCCAAATTAAATCAGGAATACCACCCATGAAGATTACAGATGACAATGGCTGCAGATTTTATGAACAAATCAGAAAAAAAGATGATGATGAGACCAAATACCCTATGATGGTAAACCTTTCAGCAGCCATTCCACCAGAAAACATTGGTAGCAGCTCCATCAATCATGACTACTCTGAACATACAATGCAAATCACACAGCCTATACCTACAAGGACAGAGTATGCACAAAACATGGCAGACTTTGTAATCAATCAAGTTGAAAATGCAATTGAAACAAGCCAGCAAGCAACAAGTCAAGTGATCTCAGATCCTCATGTTGATAACATATTTGTTGGACAAGTTTTTTCAAACAAGGAAACACTACAAAATgctgtcagcctatactcaataagAAGAAATCAGCCCTTCAAGGTAAAAAGATCCTCCAAACTTGACTACAAGCTAGTTTGCATCGATGAAAATTGTAAATGGAGTTTCTTGGCATCAAAACAtggaaaaacaaacatgttcaAAATCAGAAAGATTCAGCATTCTCATACATGCTCATTAGATGTCACATCTGTAGACCACCCTAATGCAACAAGCAACCTGATTGGTAGTGTAATAAGAACCAAATTTGTAAACCCAAAGAGAGACTACACACCAAATGAAATAGTGGATGACATGGCAGATGACTATAGTGTCTCCATATCTTACCAAAAAGCATGGAGGGCTAGAGAAAAGGCTATTGTAGATGCAAGACGCTGTCCACACGAATCGTACTCTGAAATACCAAGAATCTTGTACATGATGGAAAAATGCAACCCAG GAACAATCACAGACCTTGTCACAGACGAGAATGGCCACTTCAAATACCTATACTTCGCAATAGGTGCTTCCATCAAAGGTTGGCAACACTGTAATCCAATAATAGTCACGGATGGTACTTTCTTAAAAAATCAACATGGTGGAACATTGTTAATAGCTAGTGCACAAAATGCAAATAGACACATATTTCCACTAGCATTTGCAATAGTAGACTCTGAGAATGACACTTCATGGAACTGGTTCTTCAGCAAACTAAAAGAATCATACAATGAGAGAGAAGGGCAGTGCATTATTTCAGATAGACATGAAAGTATTGCGAAAGCAGCAAATACAAACTTCCCAAACCTCATGCATGGAGTTTGTTGCTACCACTTGCTAAAGAATATCAAGACCAAGTTCAAAAAAGGGGGAGATGAACTCAGAAATGCATTCAATGGTGCTTCCAAAGCTTACAATGCTgctgaatatgaaaaaaatatgagAGATCTAGACAATATTCATAGCGGCATAAGAGACTATCTGGTAAACGAAGTTGGAAACAGTAAGTGGACAAGGTTATACAGCCAAAACAGGCGATACAAAACAATGACATCGAACATCGCAGAATCTGTGAATGCAGCACTCAAAGAAGTAAGAGAGTTACCAATAGCAACTTTACTAGAATGTCTTCACTCTTTGGTCCAAAAATGGTATTGGGACAACAAAAATAGAGCATTGTCTACATTCACATACTTGGCACAAAAACCAGAGAAAAGTCTACGAAAAGAGCGAGATATGAGCTTAAAGTACAAG GTGGAAACATCAAACCTGATTGTATACAAAGTACATGATTGTACCGACTCATACATAGTAAACCTGGAAAAAAAAACATGCAGCTGTCAGAAATTTGAATATGATGAAATGCCTTGCTCACATGCAATGGCTGTGTTAACCAAAAGGAATCTATCATGCTACAGCTACTGCTCTTACTACTACACAAAAAAGGCTTTTTTGTCAACATATGAAGATAATATCTTCCCACTAGCAGATTCTACAACTTGGGATATACCGGATCATATAAAAGATATGATTGTTCTACCCCCAACACACAAGAGGCCAGCAGGGCGGCCAAAAAAACAAAGGTACAAAGGTGTGCTGGAAACAAAAACACAGGTCAAATGTGGATCATGCAACCAAAAAGGACACAACAAAAGATCGTGCAAAAATGAACCAGTTCCAAAGCCAACCCGAAAGAGAAAGAACATcagtacttaa